A single genomic interval of Asterias amurensis chromosome 1, ASM3211899v1 harbors:
- the LOC139940903 gene encoding cytochrome P450 2J4-like has product MNILSSWFDGMRMTSVILDVLDIRMMLLCSAVFLLLAWVMRRSSVSNLPPGPWGWPLVGSLPSLALATGEPHEVFMRMAGKYGPVFSLNILGQRMVVIHGYKAIREAFNNPNLNDRPELHILKNLFNGAKGIATASGETWKEQRKLSLNIFKNFGVGQARFEDQIATEADHLLEEMKLIKGDAFNPVHLFGNAVSNVISSVVLGKRYEYDDKKFQRVLASMDRSMELIGAGAAMQFLPVVNNLWFLPSIREMTSTMKYVLDFVMEVVEEHQKDCHEGESRDLMDVYLREMENKKTNNIHTNLSVLNLVILVSDLFVAGTETTANTLRWGLLFMMLHPEIQTRVQDELDAVVGRERLPQMSDRPNLPYTEAVILELQRRGNIVPLGLPHKAAEETNLMGYTIPKGCLVIANHWALNIDPELFPDPDQFNPERFLSDAGEVTKPEELIPFSTGRRICLGEQLAKMELFIFFTYLLHQFTFTKPSEEPELSLGGHLGLTLAPMPFKVCATPR; this is encoded by the exons ATGAATATCTTATCAAGTTGGTTTGATGGGATGAGGATGACTTCGGTTATTCTAGACGTCCTGGATATCCGCATGATGCTCCTCTGCTCAGCGGTCTTCCTCTTGTTAGCGTGGGTCATGCGCCGGAGCTCCGTCAGCAACCTCCCTCCTGGACCCTGGGGTTGGCCCCTAGTAGGGAGCTTGCCTTCCCTGGCCTTGGCTACCGGTGAGCCTCACGAAGTGTTCATGCGAATGGCCGGCAAGTATGGGCCGGTGTTTAGTCTCAACATCTTGGGCCAGAGAATGGTGGTTATCCACGGGTACAAGGCAATACGTGAAGCCTTCAACAACCCAAACCTCAACGATCGACCGGAGCTACATATTCTGAAGAATCTGTTTAATGGAGCAAAAG GTATAGCTACTGCATCGGGAGAGACATGGAAAGAACAGAGGAAATTATCTCTTAACATCTTCAAGAACTTTGGTGTTGGTCAAGCACGGTTTGAAGACCAGATAGCCACGGAGGCCGATCATCTCTTGGAGGAGATGAAACTGATCAAGGGAGACGCCTTCAACCCTGTGCACCTGTTTGGCAATGCTGTGTCTAACGTCATCTCCTCGGTGGTGCTGGGTAAAAGGTACGAATACGACGACAAGAAATTCCAGCGTGTCCTCGCCTCGATGGACCGTAGCATGGAGCTCATCGGTGCAGGGGCAGCGATGCAGTTTCTCCCGGTCGTTAATAACCTCTGGTTCCTGCCGTCAATCAGGGAAATGACGTCAACTATGAAATATGTCTTGGATTTCGTCATGGAGGTAGTGGAGGAACATCAGAAGGATTGCCACGAAGGAGAATCTCGCGACTTGATGGACGTCTACCTCAGAGAGATGGAAAACAAGAAGACTAATAATATACACACGAACCTCAGCGTGTTGAATCTCGTCATACTAGTCTCCGATCTATTCGTTGCGGGAACTGAAACCACGGCGAACACACTACGGTGGGGACTGCTTTTCATGATGCTACACCCAGAGATCCAGACTAGAGTCCAAGATGAACTAGACGCCGTTGTTGGACGGGAGAGACTCCCACAGATGTCTGACAGACCAAATCTCCCTTACACAGAGGCCGTTATCCTTGAACTCCAAAGACGTGGCAATATTGTCCCCCTAGGATTGCCGCACAAAGCTGCCGAGGAAACCAATCTCATGGGTTACACTATACCAAAGGGATGCTTGGTTATTGCTAACCATTGGGCTCTGAACATTGACCCAGAATTATTCCCTGATCCTGACCAATTTAACCCGGAGAGATTTTTAAGCGACGCGGGGGAAGTGACCAAACCAGAAGAGTTGATTCCGTTTAGTACAG gaCGGCGCATCTGCTTAGGGGAGCAACTTGCCAAGATGGAGCTTTTTATCTTCTTTACTTACCTCTTACACCAGTTCACCTTCACGAAGCCATCGGAGGAGCCAGAGCTTAGCCTCGGGGGTCATCTAGGGCTCACACTCGCACCCATGCCGTTCAAAGTGTGTGCTACACCGCGGTGA